A single genomic interval of Natronoarchaeum philippinense harbors:
- a CDS encoding Zn-ribbon domain-containing OB-fold protein: MTGDLSAYLSDGRLDADGWTAALADDRLLGQACLECEHVTAAPKAACARCGSRDLEPVELPEQGTVYTATRIEVAPEGFEAPYRVALVALGDARVTARLDGDASIGDTVRFVGAIDTPEGPAPLFE; this comes from the coding sequence ATGACGGGCGACCTGTCTGCGTACCTGTCCGATGGCCGACTCGACGCCGACGGCTGGACGGCCGCGCTGGCGGACGACCGTCTGCTCGGTCAAGCGTGTCTCGAGTGCGAGCACGTCACGGCCGCGCCGAAGGCGGCCTGCGCGCGCTGTGGCTCGCGCGACCTCGAACCGGTCGAACTCCCCGAGCAGGGGACCGTCTACACGGCGACCCGCATCGAGGTCGCGCCCGAGGGGTTCGAGGCGCCCTATCGCGTCGCGCTGGTCGCCCTCGGCGACGCGCGCGTGACCGCCCGCCTCGACGGCGACGCGTCGATCGGCGACACCGTACGGTTCGTCGGTGCCATCGACACGCCCGAAGGTCCTGCCCCGCTGTTCGAGTAA
- a CDS encoding thiolase domain-containing protein: MHDAHIVGAGMTRFGVHESTLPDLFADAALPALDDAGVDADAVDALYLGNAMSGQIEGESHLAPTLASHLGLAGVPCQRFEDACATSSNAFKHAVRAVEAGQHDVVLVGGVERCSPETGKGTGAMTRIFASAAHGTYERPTGLTFPGVFALLTKRHMHEHGTTEEQLAEVAVKNHRHGSLNPRAHFGKETTVEEVLDGPVVADPFHLHDCCPFSDGAAAVVVTSAEVASELDAEPVSVSGVGHATDIVPIADKAHPSVTQSARDAAGQAYEAAGVGPDDVDVVELHDCFTGAEVLATEALGLIEDGQGGPAAAAGRTSLGGEIPVNPSGGLKAKGHPIGATGVAQLVELTEQLRGDAGDRQVEAADVGLAHNLGGDAATTLVTVLEAAR, from the coding sequence ATGCACGATGCACACATCGTGGGCGCCGGGATGACCCGCTTTGGCGTCCACGAGTCGACGCTCCCTGACCTGTTCGCCGACGCGGCGCTGCCGGCGCTGGACGACGCCGGCGTCGACGCCGACGCGGTCGACGCACTGTATCTGGGCAACGCGATGAGCGGCCAGATCGAAGGCGAGAGCCACCTCGCGCCGACGCTCGCCTCCCACCTCGGTCTCGCGGGCGTGCCCTGCCAGCGCTTCGAGGACGCCTGCGCGACCTCCTCGAACGCGTTCAAACACGCCGTTCGCGCCGTCGAGGCCGGCCAGCACGACGTGGTGCTCGTCGGCGGCGTCGAGCGCTGCTCGCCCGAGACCGGCAAGGGAACCGGCGCGATGACGCGGATCTTCGCCAGCGCCGCCCACGGCACCTACGAGCGCCCGACCGGACTGACGTTCCCCGGCGTGTTCGCCCTGCTGACCAAGCGCCACATGCACGAGCACGGGACGACCGAGGAGCAACTCGCCGAGGTCGCAGTCAAAAACCATCGCCACGGAAGTCTTAACCCCCGCGCGCACTTCGGCAAGGAGACGACCGTCGAGGAGGTGCTGGACGGCCCCGTCGTCGCCGACCCGTTCCACCTCCACGACTGCTGTCCGTTCTCCGACGGCGCGGCTGCAGTCGTCGTGACCAGCGCCGAGGTCGCGTCGGAACTCGACGCCGAACCGGTGTCGGTTTCGGGCGTCGGTCACGCGACCGACATCGTCCCGATCGCGGACAAGGCCCATCCCTCGGTGACCCAGTCGGCGCGTGACGCCGCCGGACAGGCCTACGAGGCCGCCGGCGTCGGGCCAGACGACGTTGATGTCGTGGAACTTCACGACTGCTTTACCGGCGCGGAGGTGCTTGCGACCGAAGCGCTCGGTCTGATCGAAGACGGCCAAGGCGGCCCCGCCGCGGCGGCGGGTCGCACCTCGCTGGGCGGCGAGATTCCGGTCAACCCCAGCGGCGGACTGAAGGCCAAGGGCCACCCGATCGGCGCGACCGGCGTCGCCCAACTCGTCGAACTGACCGAACAGCTCCGGGGCGACGCCGGGGATCGGCAGGTCGAGGCCGCCGATGTCGGACTGGCGCACAACCTCGGCGGCGACGCCGCGACGACTCTCGTGACTGTTCTGGAGGCGGCGCGATGA
- a CDS encoding helix-turn-helix domain-containing protein produces the protein MIDVAMDMEQYDCPFIDTTDDYEVSFTAIHWQFDGVSEQLETRLAVDGESRTELEQGLTALQNHDNMRECSLFSKRDDDAVIRTVIDQTDAMQVIRDHGGYITGPFHIEDGSERWEVGFDEERVADDTLSDLERNNEFTVESRESLGSEELFDLLENAEPALALLEGCRDLSSVERDTLTTAAEQGYFEDPRGATLQSLADEFDVSDTAVSKNLRRGERKLLRQFVAAIEQLE, from the coding sequence ATGATCGACGTTGCCATGGATATGGAGCAGTACGACTGTCCGTTTATCGACACGACGGACGACTACGAGGTATCCTTTACCGCGATCCACTGGCAGTTCGACGGCGTCTCCGAGCAGTTGGAGACGCGACTGGCGGTCGACGGCGAGAGCCGAACGGAACTCGAACAGGGGCTCACCGCGCTGCAGAACCACGACAACATGCGCGAGTGTTCGCTGTTCTCCAAGCGGGACGACGACGCCGTGATCCGGACCGTCATCGACCAGACCGACGCGATGCAGGTGATCCGCGACCACGGCGGGTACATCACCGGCCCGTTCCACATCGAGGACGGCAGCGAGCGCTGGGAGGTCGGCTTCGACGAGGAGCGCGTGGCCGACGACACGCTCTCGGATCTCGAACGGAACAACGAGTTCACCGTCGAGTCGCGCGAATCGCTGGGCTCCGAGGAGCTGTTCGACCTGTTGGAGAACGCCGAGCCGGCGCTGGCGCTGCTGGAGGGCTGCCGAGATCTGTCGTCGGTCGAGCGCGATACGCTCACGACGGCCGCCGAGCAGGGCTACTTCGAGGACCCGCGCGGGGCGACCCTGCAGTCGCTGGCCGACGAGTTCGACGTTTCCGACACCGCGGTCTCGAAGAACCTCCGCCGTGGCGAGCGCAAACTGCTCCGGCAGTTCGTCGCGGCGATCGAGCAACTGGAGTAG
- a CDS encoding AMP-binding protein: MIHDHGDRPYDWVGAWSERRATLTPDTVGLKDVTTGESYTYADLDERANRAARLLAERGVEKGDRIAVVSRNRIELVDLFFAAGKLGAVLAPLSHRLAPPELGELLDRVDPSVLAVEAPFAEDVATALDGDADAVDDSPAEASGDDPLCPTIRLPAETDAEATTSALDAAPTYADALPADGSPVDGADVALSDPALFLHTGGSTGTPKETVLTHGSICWNSFNTITAWGLRPDDVTPMVFPMFHTGGWNVLTIPLFHIGGTVVIGREVDPERVLRTIEDERASVLVAVPAVLRMMAETDRWEQTDLSALRFVKSGGGPCRDATIRAWRERGVDLSQGYGLTECGPNNFAMPEGWPDEKADTIGKPVLHADVRIVDESGDPVERGEIGELELAGPHAADRYWRDEGETRATFGTPRSDAEADGVAASGSDAENADAAASPSDADSAYGWVSTGDLARVDEDGYYSIEGRKKNMFVSGGENVYPPEIETALTDHPGVDEAVVIGVPDEQWGTVGKAVVQGDESLTLDALREFLDGRLAGFKHPRELAFVDEMPTSGPSKIDRSAIARRFGTDGN, translated from the coding sequence ATGATCCACGATCACGGCGACCGACCGTACGACTGGGTCGGCGCGTGGAGCGAGCGCCGGGCGACGCTCACGCCCGATACCGTCGGACTGAAAGACGTGACGACCGGCGAGAGCTACACCTACGCCGATCTCGACGAGCGCGCGAACCGGGCCGCGCGACTGCTCGCGGAGCGTGGCGTCGAGAAGGGCGACCGGATCGCGGTCGTCTCGCGCAACCGGATCGAGCTCGTCGATCTCTTCTTCGCGGCCGGCAAGCTCGGCGCCGTGCTGGCGCCGCTGTCCCATCGGCTCGCGCCGCCGGAGCTAGGCGAACTGCTCGATCGGGTCGATCCTTCGGTGCTGGCCGTCGAGGCTCCCTTCGCCGAGGACGTTGCGACGGCGCTGGATGGAGATGCCGACGCAGTCGACGACAGCCCCGCTGAAGCGTCCGGTGACGACCCGCTGTGCCCGACGATACGGTTGCCCGCCGAGACGGACGCCGAAGCGACGACGAGCGCGCTCGACGCCGCGCCGACGTACGCCGACGCGCTGCCGGCCGATGGCTCGCCGGTCGACGGCGCCGATGTCGCGCTCTCCGACCCCGCACTCTTCCTCCACACCGGTGGCTCGACGGGGACGCCAAAGGAGACGGTGCTGACCCACGGCTCGATCTGCTGGAACTCGTTCAACACGATCACCGCGTGGGGGCTCCGCCCCGACGACGTGACGCCGATGGTGTTCCCGATGTTCCACACCGGCGGTTGGAACGTGCTCACGATCCCCCTGTTCCACATCGGTGGGACCGTCGTGATCGGTCGAGAGGTCGATCCCGAGCGCGTCCTTCGGACCATCGAGGACGAGCGCGCGAGCGTGCTGGTCGCCGTCCCGGCCGTCCTGCGCATGATGGCCGAAACCGACCGCTGGGAACAGACGGACCTCTCGGCGCTGCGGTTCGTCAAGAGCGGCGGCGGCCCCTGCCGCGACGCGACGATCCGGGCGTGGCGCGAGCGCGGGGTCGACCTCTCGCAGGGGTACGGCCTCACCGAGTGCGGGCCGAACAACTTCGCCATGCCGGAGGGGTGGCCAGACGAGAAGGCAGACACCATCGGAAAGCCGGTGTTACACGCCGACGTACGGATCGTCGACGAGTCCGGCGACCCCGTCGAGCGCGGCGAGATCGGCGAACTCGAACTGGCCGGCCCTCACGCCGCCGACCGATACTGGCGCGACGAGGGCGAGACGCGGGCGACGTTCGGTACCCCTCGGAGCGACGCCGAAGCCGACGGCGTGGCGGCGTCCGGGAGCGATGCCGAGAACGCCGACGCAGCGGCGTCCCCGAGCGACGCCGATTCCGCGTACGGTTGGGTTTCGACCGGCGATCTCGCTCGGGTCGACGAGGACGGCTACTACAGCATCGAGGGGCGCAAGAAGAACATGTTCGTCAGCGGCGGCGAAAACGTCTACCCGCCCGAGATCGAGACCGCGCTCACCGACCATCCGGGCGTCGACGAGGCGGTCGTGATCGGCGTCCCCGACGAACAGTGGGGTACGGTCGGAAAGGCGGTCGTTCAGGGCGACGAGTCGCTGACGCTCGATGCTCTCAGAGAGTTCCTCGACGGGCGACTGGCCGGCTTCAAACATCCCCGAGAACTAGCGTTCGTCGACGAGATGCCGACCAGCGGTCCCTCGAAGATCGACCGGTCGGCGATCGCGCGGCGATTTGGGACGGACGGCAACTGA
- a CDS encoding alpha/beta fold hydrolase translates to MPVATNDGVDIYYEVDGPSNAETVVLIEGLGYGRWMWRWQREALAEHYETIVVDNRGTGESDAPAGPYSIAEMAADVEAVLADRGVERAHLIGASMGGMIVQQYAIEYDRAASIALLCSSLGGEEAPAASPEVQARMVAEPEGHDEREVIRHRMAPAMTDEFPERNDDLIERIVDWRLTQDADDAARESQLAAVGAFDAADRLGEIDAPALVAHGTADRVLPVENAELLADGLSDARLELFDGGPHLFFIEQADAVNETLLDFLGEQAAGRHGGDGDR, encoded by the coding sequence ATGCCAGTTGCTACCAACGACGGCGTCGATATCTACTACGAGGTCGATGGGCCGTCGAACGCGGAGACAGTCGTCCTGATCGAAGGGCTGGGCTACGGTCGCTGGATGTGGCGGTGGCAGCGCGAAGCGCTCGCGGAGCACTACGAGACTATCGTCGTCGACAACCGCGGGACTGGCGAGTCCGACGCGCCCGCGGGTCCGTACTCGATCGCCGAGATGGCCGCCGATGTCGAGGCCGTGCTGGCCGACCGCGGGGTCGAGCGGGCCCACCTGATCGGCGCGAGCATGGGCGGGATGATCGTCCAGCAGTACGCGATCGAGTACGACCGCGCGGCGTCGATCGCGCTGCTGTGTTCGAGCCTCGGCGGCGAGGAGGCGCCTGCGGCATCGCCCGAGGTACAGGCGCGGATGGTCGCCGAACCGGAGGGGCACGACGAGCGGGAAGTAATCCGTCATCGGATGGCGCCCGCGATGACCGACGAGTTCCCGGAGCGAAACGACGACCTGATCGAACGGATCGTCGACTGGCGCTTGACACAGGACGCCGACGATGCGGCCCGGGAGTCTCAACTCGCCGCAGTCGGCGCGTTCGACGCCGCCGATCGGCTCGGCGAAATCGACGCCCCGGCGCTGGTCGCTCACGGCACTGCGGACCGGGTCCTCCCGGTCGAGAACGCCGAACTGCTCGCTGACGGGCTGTCGGACGCCCGCCTCGAACTGTTCGATGGCGGCCCGCATCTCTTCTTCATCGAGCAGGCCGACGCCGTCAACGAGACGCTGCTGGACTTTCTCGGCGAACAGGCTGCGGGACGCCACGGCGGGGACGGCGACCGATGA
- a CDS encoding MaoC family dehydratase produces the protein MPVATPGDTATARLPVTEERIEAFASVTGDDNPLHLDPEYASESLFDGPVAHGMLPAGAISSALAELPGDIVYVSQDLSFDRPVRPGETIEATVTVAEGLDGDMLRVETTAAADGEPAVTGTATVLSEPHE, from the coding sequence ATGCCAGTAGCGACCCCCGGCGACACGGCCACGGCGCGGCTCCCGGTGACCGAGGAACGCATCGAGGCGTTCGCCTCGGTGACCGGCGACGACAACCCGCTACATCTCGATCCCGAGTACGCCAGCGAGTCGCTGTTCGACGGCCCGGTCGCCCACGGGATGCTCCCGGCCGGGGCGATCTCCAGCGCGCTCGCGGAGCTGCCCGGCGACATCGTGTACGTCTCTCAGGACCTCTCCTTTGATCGGCCCGTACGACCGGGCGAGACGATCGAGGCGACGGTCACCGTCGCGGAGGGCCTCGACGGCGACATGCTCCGGGTCGAGACGACCGCGGCGGCCGACGGCGAGCCGGCAGTCACGGGGACGGCGACGGTGCTGTCGGAACCTCACGAGTAG
- a CDS encoding adenylate kinase, which produces MASPNVLILGAPGAGKGTQSSRIVDEFDIEHVTTGDALRANKDMDIGHLDTEYDTPRAYMEAGELVPDEVVNEIVKTALADADGYVLDGYPRNLSQAEYLSEITDLDVVLSLDVGTEELVDRLTGRRVCDDCGTNYHVEYDQPEEEGVCDECGGELVQRDDDTEETVRERLSVFEENTVPVIEHYEGSEAFVSIDGERAPDAVWEDVRDAVAERA; this is translated from the coding sequence ATGGCCAGTCCGAACGTACTGATACTGGGAGCACCGGGTGCGGGCAAGGGCACACAGAGTTCGCGGATCGTCGACGAGTTCGACATCGAGCACGTCACGACCGGCGACGCCCTGCGCGCGAACAAGGACATGGATATCGGACATCTCGACACCGAGTACGACACGCCCCGCGCGTACATGGAGGCTGGCGAACTCGTCCCCGACGAGGTCGTCAACGAGATCGTCAAAACCGCGCTGGCCGACGCCGACGGCTACGTACTCGACGGCTACCCCCGTAATCTCTCGCAGGCGGAGTATCTCTCCGAGATCACCGACCTCGACGTCGTGCTCTCGCTCGATGTCGGGACGGAGGAACTGGTCGACCGGCTGACCGGCCGTCGCGTCTGTGATGACTGTGGGACGAACTACCACGTCGAGTACGACCAGCCCGAGGAAGAGGGCGTCTGCGACGAGTGTGGCGGCGAACTGGTCCAGCGCGACGACGACACCGAGGAGACCGTCCGCGAGCGCCTGTCGGTGTTCGAGGAAAACACGGTGCCCGTCATCGAGCACTACGAGGGATCCGAGGCCTTCGTCAGCATCGACGGCGAGCGCGCGCCCGACGCCGTCTGGGAAGACGTGCGCGATGCCGTCGCCGAGCGAGCCTGA
- the secY gene encoding preprotein translocase subunit SecY, which produces MGWKEVAEPVLTRMPVVRQPKSHVPFKRKLLWTGGILMLYFLLTNIYLVGVPRGSGSALFQQFQSILAVGQGTLLQVGIAPIVTASIVLQLLGGTDLLGLDTNDPRDQVLYQGLQKLLVVVMTVMMAIPTVWAGFLTVDPSLAGQLGISTLGLELLVFAQIVVGGILILYMDEIVSKWGVGSGVGLFIIAGVSQKLVAGLFSPRAGGFLPTWFDIALGRAGPDGSLVGGSGLQYLIFGEGQILALFTTVLIFAVVVYAESVRVEIPLSHSRVKGARGRFPVKLIYASVLPMILVRALQANLQFLGQIINQTWAGMPAWLGVYQQGSPVSGFFYYMSPIYSPDQWMWWAGGSAANYEIWQIMLRVGIDLSIMIFGGAIFAIFWVETTDMGPESTAKQIQNSGMQIPGFRQNTGVLEKVMERYIPQVTVIGGALVGLLAVMANMLGTIGTVSGTGLLLTVSITYKLYEEIAEEQLMEMHPMMRDMFGK; this is translated from the coding sequence ATGGGATGGAAGGAGGTCGCTGAACCGGTCCTGACGCGGATGCCCGTCGTCCGTCAGCCGAAGAGCCACGTGCCGTTCAAGCGCAAGCTCCTGTGGACCGGCGGCATCCTGATGCTGTACTTCCTGCTGACCAACATCTACTTGGTCGGCGTGCCCCGCGGCTCGGGAAGCGCGCTGTTCCAGCAGTTCCAATCGATCTTGGCGGTCGGGCAGGGGACGCTCCTGCAGGTCGGTATCGCGCCGATCGTCACCGCCAGCATCGTCTTGCAGCTGCTGGGCGGAACCGATCTGCTCGGGCTGGACACGAACGACCCGCGTGATCAGGTGCTCTACCAGGGCCTCCAGAAGCTACTGGTGGTCGTGATGACCGTCATGATGGCCATCCCGACCGTCTGGGCTGGCTTCCTGACCGTCGATCCGAGTCTCGCAGGCCAGCTCGGCATCTCCACGCTCGGCCTCGAACTGCTGGTGTTCGCCCAGATCGTCGTCGGCGGTATCCTGATCCTCTACATGGACGAGATCGTCTCCAAGTGGGGGGTCGGGAGCGGCGTCGGGCTGTTCATCATCGCCGGCGTCAGCCAGAAGCTCGTCGCGGGGCTGTTTAGCCCTCGCGCCGGCGGATTCCTACCGACTTGGTTCGACATCGCGCTCGGCCGGGCCGGTCCCGATGGATCGCTCGTCGGCGGGAGCGGGCTTCAGTACCTGATCTTCGGCGAGGGCCAGATCCTCGCGCTGTTCACGACGGTCCTGATCTTCGCAGTCGTCGTGTACGCCGAGAGCGTCCGCGTCGAGATCCCCCTCTCGCACAGTCGCGTGAAGGGTGCACGGGGACGCTTCCCCGTGAAGCTCATCTACGCGAGCGTCCTGCCGATGATCCTCGTCCGCGCGCTGCAGGCGAACCTGCAGTTCCTCGGGCAGATCATCAACCAGACGTGGGCGGGGATGCCAGCGTGGCTCGGCGTCTATCAGCAGGGGAGCCCGGTCAGCGGGTTCTTCTACTACATGTCGCCGATCTACAGCCCCGATCAGTGGATGTGGTGGGCCGGCGGCTCGGCCGCCAACTACGAGATCTGGCAGATAATGCTCCGGGTCGGGATCGACCTCTCGATCATGATCTTCGGTGGCGCGATCTTCGCCATCTTCTGGGTCGAGACGACCGACATGGGCCCGGAATCGACGGCGAAGCAGATCCAAAACTCCGGGATGCAGATCCCCGGGTTCCGCCAGAACACCGGCGTCTTAGAGAAGGTCATGGAGCGGTACATCCCGCAAGTGACCGTCATCGGCGGCGCACTGGTCGGCCTGCTGGCCGTGATGGCGAACATGCTCGGCACTATCGGGACGGTCTCCGGTACGGGCCTGCTGCTGACGGTCTCCATTACGTACAAACTGTACGAGGAGATCGCCGAGGAGCAGCTCATGGAGATGCACCCGATGATGCGGGACATGTTCGGCAAGTAG
- a CDS encoding uL15m family ribosomal protein, with product MTSKKRRKRGSRTHGGGSHKNRRGAGHRGGRGAAGRDKHEFHNYEPLGKHGFTRPESVQDEVLTIDVQKLDEDAAVYAAEGVAEETDGGYSLDARDVVEDGHEADVVKVLGGGQVRNQLEVVADAFSASARALIEEEGGEASLSDRAEEAEDEPQDVSQGDDDGE from the coding sequence ATGACCAGCAAGAAACGACGAAAGCGCGGCTCGCGCACGCACGGCGGCGGTTCCCACAAGAACCGTCGCGGAGCCGGCCATCGCGGCGGCCGAGGCGCAGCCGGGCGCGACAAACACGAGTTCCACAACTACGAACCGCTCGGCAAGCACGGCTTCACCCGCCCCGAGTCCGTTCAGGACGAGGTTCTGACGATCGACGTCCAGAAGCTCGACGAGGACGCCGCGGTGTACGCCGCGGAGGGCGTCGCCGAGGAGACCGACGGCGGCTACAGCCTCGACGCGCGCGATGTCGTCGAGGACGGCCACGAGGCCGATGTCGTCAAGGTGCTCGGTGGCGGACAGGTCCGCAACCAGCTTGAGGTCGTCGCCGACGCCTTCTCCGCGAGCGCTCGCGCGCTCATCGAGGAGGAGGGCGGCGAAGCCTCCCTGAGCGACCGCGCGGAAGAAGCCGAGGACGAACCACAAGACGTATCCCAAGGAGACGACGACGGGGAGTAA
- a CDS encoding 50S ribosomal protein L30: MTKAVVQLRSEVNMEGGVEDTLSMLNLSRINHCTLVPETDAYTGMVHKVNDHVAHGEPSQDVVETLLAKRAEPLEGDADIDDEWVADNTDYDDISDLAAALLDEETKLQDEGLSPVLRLHPPRSGHEGLKHPTKEGGQLGKHTSEEIDDLLTAMR; the protein is encoded by the coding sequence ATGACGAAAGCAGTCGTTCAGCTCCGGAGCGAAGTGAACATGGAGGGCGGCGTCGAGGATACGCTCTCGATGCTGAACCTCTCGCGGATCAACCACTGCACCCTCGTCCCCGAGACCGACGCGTACACCGGGATGGTCCACAAGGTCAACGACCACGTGGCCCACGGCGAGCCCAGCCAAGACGTCGTCGAGACGCTGCTGGCAAAGCGCGCCGAGCCCCTCGAGGGCGACGCCGACATCGACGACGAGTGGGTCGCTGACAACACCGACTACGACGACATCAGCGATCTCGCGGCCGCCCTGCTCGACGAGGAGACGAAGCTGCAGGACGAAGGCCTCTCGCCGGTCCTGCGACTTCACCCGCCGCGCAGCGGTCACGAGGGCCTCAAGCACCCGACCAAGGAGGGCGGGCAGCTCGGTAAACACACCTCCGAGGAGATCGACGACCTCCTCACTGCAATGCGATAG
- a CDS encoding 30S ribosomal protein S5, giving the protein MSNNYNGGWEPVTRLGRKVQEGEIDTMEDALNSGLPLKEPEVVDQLLPGLEDEVLDINMVQRMTDSGRRVKFRCVVAIGNRDGFVGYAEGRDDQVGAAIQKAIDIAKLNMINVSRGCGSWECGCGRPHTVALRSTGKAGSVEVELRPAPRGLGLAGGETVRNVLELAGIEDAWTRSSGNTRTTVNFAKATFNALRNTAEARVPERAFEKREVIE; this is encoded by the coding sequence ATGAGCAACAACTACAACGGCGGCTGGGAGCCTGTCACACGGCTCGGTCGCAAGGTACAGGAGGGCGAGATCGACACGATGGAGGACGCCCTCAACTCCGGTCTTCCCCTGAAGGAGCCGGAGGTCGTCGACCAGCTCCTGCCGGGGCTGGAAGACGAGGTGCTTGACATCAACATGGTCCAGCGGATGACCGACTCGGGTCGCCGAGTCAAGTTCCGCTGTGTCGTCGCCATCGGCAACCGCGACGGCTTCGTCGGCTACGCTGAAGGCCGCGACGATCAGGTCGGCGCCGCGATCCAGAAGGCGATCGACATCGCCAAGCTGAACATGATCAACGTCTCTCGGGGCTGTGGCTCCTGGGAGTGTGGCTGTGGCCGTCCCCACACGGTCGCGCTACGCTCGACCGGCAAGGCCGGCTCCGTCGAGGTCGAACTGCGCCCCGCACCGCGAGGCCTCGGTCTCGCCGGCGGTGAAACGGTTCGAAACGTGCTCGAGCTTGCGGGCATCGAGGACGCTTGGACGCGCTCCTCCGGTAACACGCGAACGACGGTCAACTTCGCCAAGGCGACGTTCAACGCCCTGCGCAACACGGCCGAGGCCCGCGTCCCCGAGCGCGCCTTCGAGAAGCGCGAGGTGATCGAATGA
- a CDS encoding 50S ribosomal protein L18, with protein sequence MASGPRYKVPMRRRREVRTDYHQRLRLLKSGKPRLVARKSNKHVTAQLIVPGPKGDETKVSANSSDLAEYGWEAPTGNLPAAYLTGLLAGKRALDAGLEEAVLDIGLNTATEGSKVFAVQEGAIDAGVEIPHNESVLADWSRNRGEHIAEYAEQLDEPLYSGEFDATELPEHFDEVREEILE encoded by the coding sequence ATGGCGAGTGGACCACGATACAAGGTGCCGATGCGGCGCCGCCGCGAGGTCCGGACCGACTACCACCAGAGGTTGCGCCTCCTCAAATCCGGTAAACCGCGGCTTGTCGCTCGGAAGAGCAACAAGCACGTGACGGCGCAGCTGATCGTCCCCGGACCGAAGGGCGACGAGACCAAGGTGAGCGCGAACTCCAGCGATCTGGCCGAGTACGGCTGGGAGGCCCCCACGGGCAATCTCCCCGCCGCGTACTTGACTGGACTTCTCGCTGGCAAACGCGCGCTCGACGCCGGTCTGGAGGAAGCGGTGCTGGACATCGGCCTCAACACGGCGACAGAAGGGAGCAAAGTCTTCGCAGTACAGGAAGGGGCGATCGACGCGGGCGTCGAAATCCCCCACAACGAGAGCGTGCTGGCGGACTGGTCGCGTAACCGCGGCGAGCACATCGCCGAGTACGCCGAACAGCTCGACGAGCCGCTGTACAGCGGCGAGTTCGACGCTACTGAACTGCCCGAGCACTTCGACGAAGTGCGGGAGGAGATCCTAGAATGA
- a CDS encoding 50S ribosomal protein L19e has translation MTDLSSQKRLAADVLDVGKNRVWFDPDAQGEIVDAITREDIRELVDEGTIRAEEKKSNSRGRARERAEKRSYGHQKGPGKRQGKAGARQDSKDEWRAKVRAQRQLLRELRDSGAIDPGQYRELYNKSRGGEFRDRKRLVNYIETNYDVEVDVEGDQ, from the coding sequence ATGACAGATCTGAGTTCCCAGAAGCGACTCGCGGCTGACGTCCTCGACGTCGGTAAGAACCGCGTTTGGTTCGACCCCGACGCGCAGGGCGAGATCGTCGACGCGATCACCCGCGAGGACATCCGAGAACTCGTCGACGAGGGAACGATCCGCGCCGAGGAAAAGAAGAGCAACTCGCGCGGTCGCGCTCGCGAGCGCGCCGAAAAGCGCTCGTACGGCCACCAGAAAGGCCCCGGCAAGCGCCAGGGCAAGGCCGGTGCGCGACAGGACTCCAAAGACGAGTGGCGAGCGAAAGTGCGTGCCCAGCGTCAGCTGCTCCGCGAACTCCGCGACTCCGGGGCCATCGACCCCGGCCAGTACCGCGAACTGTACAACAAGTCTCGCGGCGGGGAGTTCCGTGACCGCAAGCGGCTGGTGAACTACATCGAGACGAACTACGACGTCGAAGTCGACGTCGAAGGTGATCAGTAA